The following are encoded in a window of Lacinutrix sp. WUR7 genomic DNA:
- the mnmE gene encoding tRNA uridine-5-carboxymethylaminomethyl(34) synthesis GTPase MnmE, with amino-acid sequence MILNDTIIALATPSGAGAIAVIRLSGPEAITICSSFFKSIHNKDLNKQKTHTIHLGHIIEKKKILDEVLVSVFKNPNSYTGENVIEISCHGSIFIQQEIIQLFLRNGCRMANAGEFTLRAFLNGKLDLSQAEAVADLIASDNEASHQIAMQQMRGGFSSEIAKLREELLNFASLIELELDFAEEDVEFADRAQFKSLVERIVFVLKRLIDSFAVGNVIKNGIPVAIVGEPNVGKSTLLNALLNEERAIVSEIAGTTRDTIEDEIVIGGIGFRFIDTAGIRETKDVVESIGIKKTFEKIEQAQVVVYLFDAEKFKTNSEKFIIEIEKIKNKYPLKPLLVIANKLDKLSNVEVEALQSSIDNLHLLSAKTGIGVEELKDKLLGFVNTGALRNNETIVTNSRHYDALLKAFEEVTKVKYGLESNLSGDLLAIDIRQALYHFGEITGEITSDDLLGNIFANFCIGK; translated from the coding sequence ATGATATTAAACGATACTATAATTGCATTAGCAACACCTTCAGGAGCTGGAGCAATTGCTGTAATAAGACTTTCTGGTCCAGAAGCTATTACTATTTGTTCTTCCTTTTTTAAATCTATTCATAATAAAGATTTAAATAAACAAAAGACACATACTATTCATTTAGGGCATATTATAGAAAAAAAGAAAATACTGGATGAAGTTTTGGTTTCTGTTTTTAAAAACCCAAATTCGTATACAGGCGAAAATGTCATAGAAATTTCTTGTCATGGATCTATATTTATTCAGCAGGAAATTATACAATTGTTTTTGCGTAATGGTTGCAGAATGGCCAATGCAGGGGAGTTTACTTTACGTGCTTTTTTAAACGGAAAACTAGATTTAAGTCAGGCTGAAGCAGTTGCAGATTTAATAGCGAGTGATAATGAAGCATCACACCAAATTGCAATGCAGCAAATGCGTGGTGGTTTTTCTTCTGAAATTGCTAAACTACGTGAAGAACTTTTAAACTTTGCTTCTTTAATAGAATTAGAGCTAGATTTTGCAGAAGAGGATGTGGAGTTTGCAGATAGAGCGCAATTTAAATCGCTAGTAGAAAGAATTGTTTTTGTGCTAAAACGATTAATAGATAGTTTTGCTGTTGGTAATGTCATTAAAAATGGTATTCCTGTTGCCATTGTTGGAGAGCCCAACGTTGGTAAATCTACCTTGCTTAATGCACTTTTAAACGAAGAAAGAGCTATTGTTAGTGAAATTGCAGGAACTACAAGAGATACTATTGAAGATGAAATTGTTATTGGCGGAATTGGTTTCCGATTTATAGATACTGCAGGAATTAGAGAAACGAAAGACGTTGTTGAAAGTATTGGTATCAAAAAAACTTTTGAAAAAATAGAACAAGCACAAGTTGTTGTTTATTTGTTTGATGCCGAAAAATTTAAGACCAATAGCGAAAAATTTATTATAGAAATTGAAAAAATTAAAAATAAATATCCTTTAAAGCCTTTATTAGTTATCGCTAATAAGTTGGATAAACTTTCTAATGTTGAAGTGGAAGCTTTGCAAAGTTCTATAGATAACCTTCATTTACTATCTGCAAAAACAGGAATAGGAGTAGAGGAGTTAAAAGATAAACTATTAGGTTTTGTAAATACAGGAGCTTTACGCAATAACGAAACTATTGTTACCAATTCTAGACACTATGATGCATTACTTAAAGCTTTCGAAGAAGTAACTAAAGTAAAATATGGTTTAGAATCTAATTTATCTGGAGACTTACTTGCCATAGATATTAGACAAGCACTTTATCATTTTGGTGAAATTACAGGCGAAATTACTAGTGATGATTTGTTAGGTAATATATTTGCTAACTTCTGTATTGGAAAATAA
- a CDS encoding TlpA disulfide reductase family protein, producing MQRIISFLCISIFLISCNKEKTDGFLINGNLDNVKNNSLVQLFRAEGRQTVIIDSTRINEKTFTLKGKIENPDMYFLTIEGIKGSLPLIVENETIDLTVYTDSIFASNIKGGKENNYFNDYQEFIKKIRTRSNHLTEEFKLAQQKQDTSKISSLRKEYEVMMEENDANDLNFMTKNNDAVLSGLILERALSTNKLEFTKIKEIYANFDEVVKNTRAGKVIAEYITANANTAIGSVAPNFSGPNPEGKTIALNDIKGKITIIDFWAAWCGPCRKENPNVVKVYEKYHSKGLEIIGVSLDGTPQQKDAKQAWKDAIEKDKLTWHHVSNLQYFNDPIAKQFNINSIPATYLIDAEGKIIAKNLRGAALENKIAELLN from the coding sequence ATGCAACGTATTATATCCTTTTTATGTATTTCTATTTTTCTTATTTCTTGTAACAAAGAAAAAACTGATGGATTTTTAATTAATGGAAATTTAGACAATGTTAAAAACAATAGTTTGGTGCAATTATTTAGAGCAGAAGGAAGACAAACAGTTATAATAGATTCCACTAGAATAAATGAAAAAACATTTACATTAAAAGGAAAAATAGAAAATCCAGATATGTACTTCTTAACTATTGAAGGCATTAAAGGAAGTCTTCCTCTTATTGTTGAAAACGAAACTATAGATTTAACAGTCTATACAGATAGCATCTTTGCATCTAATATTAAAGGAGGAAAAGAAAACAACTATTTTAATGACTACCAAGAGTTTATCAAGAAAATACGAACAAGGAGTAATCATCTAACAGAAGAATTTAAATTAGCACAACAAAAACAAGATACTTCTAAAATTTCTAGTTTACGTAAAGAATACGAAGTGATGATGGAAGAAAATGATGCAAACGATTTAAACTTTATGACTAAAAATAATGATGCCGTTTTATCTGGTCTTATTTTAGAACGTGCTTTATCAACTAACAAATTAGAGTTTACAAAAATCAAAGAGATATACGCTAATTTTGATGAAGTGGTAAAAAATACACGTGCAGGAAAAGTAATTGCAGAGTATATTACTGCAAATGCAAATACTGCAATTGGTAGTGTTGCTCCAAACTTCTCAGGACCAAACCCGGAAGGAAAAACGATTGCCTTAAATGATATAAAAGGAAAAATTACTATTATCGATTTTTGGGCTGCTTGGTGTGGACCTTGTAGAAAAGAAAATCCGAACGTTGTAAAAGTTTATGAAAAATACCACAGTAAAGGTTTAGAAATTATTGGCGTATCTTTAGATGGTACACCACAACAAAAAGATGCGAAGCAAGCTTGGAAGGATGCGATTGAAAAAGACAAACTAACTTGGCATCACGTTTCTAACTTGCAATATTTTAATGATCCTATTGCTAAACAATTTAATATTAATTCTATTCCTGCTACTTATTTAATTGATGCTGAAGGAAAGATTATTGCTAAAAACCTAAGAGGTGCTGCTTTAGAGAATAAAATAGCAGAATTACTTAACTAA
- a CDS encoding rhomboid family intramembrane serine protease, with the protein MGNLSIVTIVIIVANVLISYKGFSDFNFFEKYKFQVGAIKRGEKFRMFSSGFLHVDTQHLLFNMLTLYFFADIVVQDLGTLSFVLVYVGSLMLGSLLSLYFHKDEYHYSAVGASGAVTGILYSAILLRPEMSLYMFFIPIPIPAYVFGIGYLLYSIYGMKNKTDNIGHDAHFGGAIGGYIITLLLANWLFETNLLMIGLLAIPIVLLFVLKRMGKI; encoded by the coding sequence ATGGGCAATTTAAGTATTGTAACAATAGTAATTATTGTAGCAAATGTATTAATATCTTACAAAGGGTTTAGTGATTTTAACTTTTTCGAAAAATATAAGTTTCAAGTTGGTGCTATAAAACGTGGCGAAAAATTTAGAATGTTTAGCTCCGGGTTTTTACATGTAGACACACAGCATTTATTGTTTAATATGCTAACGTTATACTTTTTTGCAGATATCGTTGTGCAAGATTTAGGAACGTTAAGCTTTGTGCTTGTTTATGTTGGTAGTTTAATGCTTGGTAGTTTATTGTCTTTGTATTTTCATAAAGATGAATACCATTACAGTGCTGTTGGCGCAAGTGGAGCAGTAACTGGTATTTTGTATTCCGCAATTCTATTGCGTCCAGAAATGAGCTTGTATATGTTTTTTATTCCAATACCAATTCCTGCTTATGTTTTTGGAATAGGTTATCTTCTTTATTCTATTTACGGAATGAAAAATAAAACGGATAATATTGGTCACGATGCACATTTTGGTGGTGCAATTGGTGGTTATATAATAACACTACTTTTAGCGAATTGGCTTTTTGAAACCAATCTATTAATGATTGGATTGTTAGCTATACCAATTGTATTGTTGTTTGTGTTAAAACGAATGGGTAAGATCTAA
- a CDS encoding lysophospholipid acyltransferase family protein: MQFLAYILIYPLLWVISILPFRILYVVSDGLYYLVYYIIGYRKKTVKYNLELVFPDKTEKEITTISKKFYHHLCDMILESVKSLTISEAEMIKRFKLKNIEEIHKLEKENRNIVLMCAHYANFEWIFITQKFVKHKGYGVYKRLANKYFDRLIKRKRAKYNTQLITTKETIPVLMESIKKGELSISGFVSDQSPKVNKAYHWNDFMGIKVPVHTGAEMLAKRLDSSVVFFGVKKIKRGYYETTFKTLAKNANDYKNYEITDMFLKLVEEQIYSAPEYYLWTHNRWKHKDSIPAKFQ, from the coding sequence ATGCAATTTCTAGCTTACATTTTAATTTATCCACTTTTATGGGTTATTTCTATTCTTCCGTTTAGAATTTTATACGTTGTTTCAGATGGTTTATATTATTTGGTATACTATATCATTGGGTATAGAAAAAAAACAGTAAAATACAACTTAGAGCTTGTGTTTCCTGATAAAACGGAAAAAGAAATCACTACGATTTCTAAAAAATTCTATCATCATTTATGCGATATGATTTTAGAATCTGTAAAATCTTTAACCATTTCTGAAGCCGAAATGATAAAACGTTTTAAGCTTAAAAACATTGAAGAAATACATAAACTAGAAAAAGAAAATAGAAATATTGTTTTAATGTGTGCACATTATGCAAATTTTGAGTGGATTTTTATTACTCAAAAATTTGTAAAACATAAAGGATATGGTGTATACAAACGTTTAGCTAATAAATATTTTGATCGTTTAATTAAACGAAAAAGAGCCAAATACAACACACAACTTATAACCACAAAAGAAACCATTCCTGTTTTAATGGAGTCTATTAAAAAAGGTGAATTATCTATAAGTGGTTTTGTATCTGACCAATCACCAAAAGTAAATAAAGCGTATCATTGGAATGATTTCATGGGAATTAAAGTTCCTGTGCACACAGGAGCAGAAATGCTCGCAAAACGCTTAGACTCCTCTGTAGTTTTCTTTGGCGTGAAGAAAATAAAACGTGGCTACTACGAAACGACTTTTAAAACCCTAGCTAAAAATGCCAATGATTATAAAAACTACGAAATTACAGATATGTTTTTAAAGCTAGTAGAAGAGCAAATTTACAGTGCTCCAGAATATTATTTATGGACACACAATCGCTGGAAACATAAAGATAGTATTCCTGCTAAATTTCAATAA
- a CDS encoding aminotransferase class V-fold PLP-dependent enzyme, translated as MLIDDKPKEYSTALEEYFAVFRKGIVGIDQEFESPYGTQKIVYSDWTASGRLYRPIEDKLLKDFGPYVANTHTETTVSGTAMTMAYHKAKEIIKRHVNSNDEDVLILAGNGMTGVVNKFQRILGLKVPENIRKFANIPDEVKPVVFISHMEHHSNQTSWLETIAKVEIIPANEEGLVCVKELEKLLKKYKNTTLKIASITACSNVTGIETPYHEVAKLMHQNGGVCFVDFACSAPYVDIDMHPEDIEAAIDAIFFSPHKFLGGPGSSGVLVFNKKLYHNMIPDCPGGGTVAFTNPWGEHKYIANIEDREDGGTPGFLQTIRAALAIKLKEQIGTDNIIAREHEIMTKLFEAFLAIPNLHILAAQHKNRLGVLSFYIEDLHFNLAVKLLNDRFGIQTRGGCSCAGTYGHYLLHVDYETSHELTDEIMLGNLFRKPGWIRLSIHPTLTCKEIKYICDSVKALAENHEAWSKDYIYNKDNNEFEHKKFSNKIKDKQLINSWFDF; from the coding sequence ATGTTAATAGATGATAAACCGAAGGAGTATAGTACAGCCTTAGAAGAATACTTTGCTGTATTTAGAAAGGGCATTGTTGGTATAGATCAAGAATTTGAGTCTCCTTATGGAACTCAGAAAATTGTGTATTCCGATTGGACAGCATCTGGACGTTTATACAGACCAATAGAAGATAAATTATTAAAGGATTTTGGTCCTTATGTTGCCAATACACATACAGAAACAACGGTTTCTGGTACTGCTATGACCATGGCTTATCACAAAGCTAAAGAAATTATAAAGAGACATGTAAACAGTAATGACGAAGATGTGCTTATACTAGCAGGAAACGGTATGACTGGAGTTGTTAATAAGTTTCAACGTATTTTAGGTTTAAAAGTGCCAGAGAATATACGCAAGTTTGCCAACATTCCAGACGAAGTTAAACCTGTTGTTTTTATTTCACACATGGAACATCATTCGAATCAAACTTCTTGGTTAGAAACAATAGCTAAAGTCGAGATTATTCCTGCTAATGAAGAAGGGTTAGTATGTGTAAAGGAATTAGAAAAGTTATTAAAGAAATACAAAAACACAACATTAAAAATAGCTTCTATAACAGCGTGCAGTAATGTTACTGGTATTGAAACTCCGTATCATGAAGTCGCCAAATTAATGCATCAAAATGGAGGTGTCTGTTTTGTAGATTTTGCCTGTTCTGCTCCTTATGTAGATATAGATATGCATCCAGAAGATATAGAAGCGGCAATAGATGCTATATTCTTTTCACCACATAAATTTTTAGGTGGTCCAGGTAGTTCTGGAGTTTTGGTTTTTAATAAGAAATTGTATCACAATATGATTCCCGATTGTCCCGGAGGAGGAACCGTTGCATTTACAAACCCTTGGGGAGAACATAAATATATTGCCAATATTGAAGACAGAGAAGATGGTGGTACACCTGGATTTCTTCAAACCATTAGAGCTGCTTTGGCTATTAAATTAAAGGAACAAATAGGTACCGATAATATTATTGCTCGTGAGCATGAAATTATGACAAAACTTTTTGAAGCTTTTTTAGCAATACCTAATCTTCATATTCTAGCAGCACAGCATAAAAATAGATTGGGTGTTTTATCCTTTTATATAGAGGATTTACATTTTAATTTAGCGGTTAAACTATTAAACGACAGATTTGGAATCCAAACTCGTGGTGGTTGTAGTTGTGCAGGTACTTATGGACATTATTTACTTCATGTAGATTATGAAACTTCTCATGAGTTAACCGATGAAATTATGCTAGGAAACCTTTTTAGAAAACCTGGATGGATTCGTTTATCTATACATCCAACTCTTACATGTAAAGAAATTAAATACATCTGTGATAGCGTAAAGGCGCTTGCAGAAAACCATGAAGCTTGGAGCAAAGATTATATTTATAATAAGGATAATAATGAATTTGAACACAAAAAATTTTCAAATAAAATAAAAGATAAACAACTTATAAATTCTTGGTTTGACTTTTAG
- the glmM gene encoding phosphoglucosamine mutase, whose translation MTLIKSISGIRGTIGGQVGKNLTPIDAVKFAAAYGTWIKEQRDKENYKVVVGRDARISGAMIQNLVMNTLVGLGIHVVDVGLSTTPTVEIAVPMEHADGGIILTASHNPKQWNALKLLNAKGEFLNGVEGEKILNIAEADTMEFAEVDDLGKITKNQAYIDLHIDAVLDLDLVHVKAIKDAGFKVVVDGVNSTGGIAIPELLERLGVHPIKLYCEPNGHFPHNPEPLKEHLTDLSEMVVKERADFGIVVDPDVDRLAFVDEKGEMFGEEYTLVACADYVLSKTPGNTVSNMSSSRALRDVTEKYGGTYEASAVGEVNVVELMKKNHAVIGGEGNGGIIYPASHYGRDSLVGVALFLSLLAEKDMPVSALRKTYTSYFMSKKKIQLTPQIDVDAILKTMEARYANKNITTVDGVKIDFPENWVHLRKSNTEPIIRIYTEAKSQEIADNLADKFIKELKEIANI comes from the coding sequence ATGACCTTAATAAAATCAATTTCTGGAATTAGAGGAACTATTGGCGGACAAGTAGGTAAAAACCTTACACCAATTGATGCTGTAAAGTTTGCGGCAGCTTATGGTACTTGGATAAAAGAACAACGCGATAAAGAAAATTATAAAGTGGTTGTTGGTAGAGATGCTAGAATTTCTGGTGCAATGATTCAGAATTTGGTTATGAATACTTTAGTAGGTCTTGGTATTCACGTGGTAGATGTAGGTTTGTCTACAACACCAACCGTGGAAATTGCTGTACCAATGGAACATGCAGATGGAGGAATTATTTTAACAGCAAGTCATAACCCAAAGCAATGGAATGCCTTAAAGCTTTTAAATGCAAAAGGAGAATTTTTAAATGGTGTAGAAGGAGAGAAGATTTTAAATATTGCGGAAGCAGATACCATGGAATTTGCAGAAGTAGATGATTTAGGAAAAATAACAAAAAACCAAGCATATATTGATTTACATATTGATGCTGTTTTAGATTTAGACTTGGTTCATGTAAAAGCTATAAAAGATGCAGGTTTTAAAGTGGTTGTTGACGGGGTGAATTCTACAGGAGGAATTGCTATTCCGGAGTTATTAGAACGCTTAGGAGTACATCCTATTAAATTGTATTGTGAGCCTAATGGACATTTTCCGCACAATCCAGAACCGCTTAAAGAGCATTTAACAGACTTGTCTGAAATGGTGGTTAAAGAACGAGCAGATTTTGGGATTGTTGTAGATCCAGATGTGGATAGATTAGCTTTTGTGGATGAAAAGGGAGAAATGTTTGGAGAAGAATATACATTAGTTGCATGTGCGGATTATGTATTAAGTAAAACACCAGGAAATACCGTAAGTAACATGAGTTCTTCTAGAGCGCTACGTGATGTTACCGAAAAATATGGCGGAACTTATGAAGCAAGTGCAGTAGGAGAAGTGAATGTAGTAGAATTGATGAAAAAAAATCACGCAGTAATTGGAGGAGAAGGTAATGGAGGAATTATTTATCCTGCAAGCCATTACGGTAGAGACTCTTTAGTAGGTGTTGCTTTGTTTTTAAGTTTATTAGCGGAAAAAGATATGCCCGTAAGTGCATTGCGTAAAACGTATACCAGCTACTTTATGAGTAAAAAGAAAATACAACTAACACCTCAGATTGATGTGGATGCCATTTTGAAAACGATGGAAGCTCGTTATGCTAATAAAAACATAACTACTGTAGATGGTGTTAAAATTGATTTTCCAGAAAACTGGGTCCACTTACGTAAAAGTAATACAGAGCCAATTATTAGAATTTATACCGAAGCAAAATCGCAAGAAATAGCAGATAACTTAGCAGATAAGTTTATAAAAGAATTAAAGGAAATAGCAAATATTTAG
- a CDS encoding ACP phosphodiesterase codes for MNFLAHIYLSGNNESVTIGNFIADGIRGKKYLKFPKDIQTGILLHRQIDTFTDAHKTVRESTKRLHKNYGHYSGVIVDILYDHFLAKNWSNYSDMPLDTYVDTFYDSLQDNFEMLPSRIQKMMPYMIADNWLLSYATIEGISKVLVGMNKRTENRSKMNLAVNELQEFYNEFEDEFTRFFEELIQFSKKKLIEIENR; via the coding sequence ATGAATTTTCTCGCACACATTTATCTTTCTGGGAATAACGAGTCTGTAACTATTGGTAATTTTATTGCGGATGGTATACGTGGTAAGAAATACCTGAAGTTTCCAAAAGACATACAAACCGGAATATTATTACACCGCCAAATAGACACATTTACAGATGCACATAAAACGGTTAGAGAAAGCACCAAACGTTTACATAAAAATTACGGACATTATTCTGGTGTGATAGTCGATATACTCTATGACCATTTTCTCGCTAAAAATTGGAGCAACTATTCTGATATGCCATTAGACACATATGTGGATACTTTTTACGATTCTTTACAAGATAATTTTGAAATGCTTCCTAGTCGTATTCAAAAAATGATGCCATATATGATTGCAGATAATTGGTTACTAAGCTATGCAACCATTGAAGGTATTTCTAAAGTTTTAGTCGGAATGAATAAACGAACAGAAAACCGTTCTAAAATGAATTTAGCAGTAAACGAACTACAAGAATTTTATAATGAATTTGAAGATGAATTTACACGCTTTTTTGAAGAATTAATTCAGTTTTCAAAGAAGAAATTAATAGAAATAGAAAATAGATAA
- the ggt gene encoding gamma-glutamyltransferase: MKNYILILLISIAFFSCKTETKKQATGLITEKAMVVSAREEASKIGSKVMQQGGNAFDAMLATDLALAVAYPYAGNLGGGGFMVYRLENGEIGALDYREKAPAAATKNMYLDSLGNVIPNLSTRGALAVGIPGTVAGTFAAHKRFGKLPIETILKPVIALAKRGVIVTKNQELRIAEKQEDFKTTNTEDFLFTKAWKENDTIKYNNLAETLTRIMHNGPDEFYKGETAKILAKHIQNNGGIVTEEDLANYEPKWRKPVTFSYDDLNIISMSPPSSGGICLAQIMKMIEPYPLEKLGHNSEKAIQVITEAERRAYADRSFYLGDPDFVNVPQEQLISKTYLENRMQDFSFEKATKSEDVSHGKVQIIESDETTHYSIVDPFGNAISVTTTLNSGFGSKLFCSELGFFLNNEMDDFSSKPGVPNVYGLVGAEANSILPEKRMLSSMTPTIVEKNGKLHMVVGTPGGSTIITSVMQTILNVHEYKMNMQQAVNVPRFHHQWLPDKIMMEPNSFPSETINNLKQKGYHINEEDAPVIGKVDAILVLDNGKLEGGADPRGDDTAVGF, encoded by the coding sequence ATGAAAAACTACATTTTAATCTTATTGATTAGTATTGCTTTTTTCTCTTGTAAAACAGAAACCAAAAAACAAGCTACCGGACTAATCACCGAAAAAGCAATGGTTGTTTCTGCTCGTGAAGAAGCTTCTAAAATAGGAAGCAAAGTCATGCAACAAGGCGGAAATGCTTTTGACGCTATGCTTGCCACAGATTTAGCTTTAGCAGTTGCATATCCTTATGCAGGAAATCTTGGTGGTGGTGGTTTTATGGTGTATCGTTTAGAGAATGGAGAGATTGGCGCTTTAGACTACAGAGAAAAAGCACCTGCTGCAGCGACAAAAAACATGTATTTAGATTCGCTTGGTAATGTCATTCCTAATTTAAGTACTCGTGGCGCACTTGCTGTTGGTATTCCTGGAACCGTTGCTGGAACTTTTGCAGCACACAAACGCTTTGGAAAACTACCTATTGAAACCATTTTAAAACCAGTAATTGCACTTGCTAAAAGAGGAGTAATTGTTACCAAAAATCAAGAATTACGAATTGCTGAAAAACAAGAAGATTTTAAAACAACAAATACCGAAGATTTTCTATTTACGAAAGCCTGGAAAGAAAACGACACTATTAAATATAATAATCTTGCCGAAACACTTACCAGAATCATGCACAATGGTCCGGATGAATTTTACAAAGGGGAAACCGCAAAAATACTAGCAAAACACATTCAAAATAATGGCGGAATTGTAACCGAAGAAGACCTAGCAAACTACGAACCAAAATGGCGTAAACCAGTTACATTTTCGTATGATGATTTAAATATTATTTCCATGTCACCTCCTTCTAGTGGCGGAATTTGTTTAGCGCAAATCATGAAAATGATTGAACCCTATCCACTAGAAAAACTAGGCCACAACTCAGAAAAAGCCATTCAGGTAATCACAGAAGCAGAACGTCGTGCCTACGCAGATAGAAGTTTTTATCTAGGCGATCCAGATTTTGTTAATGTACCGCAAGAGCAATTAATAAGTAAAACGTATTTAGAAAACAGAATGCAAGATTTCTCTTTTGAAAAAGCAACGAAATCAGAAGATGTATCCCACGGAAAAGTACAAATTATAGAAAGCGATGAAACCACCCACTACTCTATTGTTGATCCATTTGGGAATGCGATTTCTGTTACAACAACCCTGAATAGTGGTTTTGGCTCTAAACTATTTTGTAGCGAATTGGGTTTCTTTTTAAATAATGAAATGGACGATTTCTCTAGCAAACCAGGAGTACCAAATGTGTACGGTTTAGTTGGTGCTGAAGCAAATAGTATTCTGCCAGAAAAACGCATGCTAAGTTCTATGACTCCAACCATAGTAGAGAAAAACGGAAAGCTTCATATGGTGGTTGGAACTCCAGGAGGTTCTACTATTATTACTTCGGTAATGCAAACCATTTTAAATGTGCATGAATATAAAATGAATATGCAACAAGCAGTAAATGTGCCTCGCTTTCATCACCAATGGTTACCAGATAAAATTATGATGGAACCAAATTCTTTTCCTTCAGAAACAATAAACAATTTAAAACAAAAAGGATATCATATCAATGAAGAAGACGCTCCTGTTATTGGAAAAGTAGATGCTATTTTGGTTTTAGATAACGGAAAATTAGAAGGTGGTGCAGACCCGCGTGGCGATGATACAGCAGTAGGGTTTTAA
- a CDS encoding DNA alkylation repair protein has product MDFITHLKESFHKNSNAEYAQQMKAYLKNKFELYGVKSKPRRDILKASVKEHSPEVKANIISITFELYAEPQRELHHCGMELFEKHFKNNYQKEDINYIEKLIITNSWWDTVDYIAKWILGNYLKQFPDQIPEVIYSFSKHENMWLNRSVLLFQLGYKEKTDAALLFQLCLEHKESKEFFIQKAIGWTLREYEKSNPEAVLKFVQNHILAPLSHREAIRNII; this is encoded by the coding sequence ATGGATTTCATTACACATTTAAAAGAAAGTTTCCACAAGAATTCCAATGCAGAATACGCGCAGCAAATGAAAGCGTATTTAAAAAATAAATTCGAGCTTTATGGTGTTAAATCGAAACCGCGTCGGGATATTTTAAAGGCTTCGGTGAAAGAACATAGTCCGGAAGTAAAAGCAAATATTATTTCTATTACCTTCGAATTGTATGCAGAACCACAACGGGAACTACACCATTGCGGTATGGAACTTTTTGAAAAACATTTTAAAAACAACTACCAAAAAGAAGATATTAATTACATAGAAAAACTAATAATAACCAATAGTTGGTGGGACACGGTAGACTATATTGCAAAATGGATTTTAGGTAATTATTTAAAACAATTTCCTGATCAAATACCAGAAGTAATATATTCCTTTTCAAAACATGAAAATATGTGGTTAAATAGAAGCGTATTATTATTTCAACTGGGATATAAAGAAAAAACAGATGCAGCATTACTGTTTCAATTATGCTTAGAACATAAAGAATCTAAGGAGTTTTTTATTCAAAAAGCCATTGGTTGGACTTTACGTGAATATGAAAAAAGCAATCCCGAAGCCGTTTTAAAATTTGTACAAAACCATATATTAGCTCCTTTAAGTCATAGAGAAGCGATTAGAAATATTATTTAG